Proteins encoded together in one Chelonoidis abingdonii isolate Lonesome George chromosome 1, CheloAbing_2.0, whole genome shotgun sequence window:
- the LOC142047007 gene encoding zinc finger and SCAN domain-containing protein 29-like, producing the protein MMESQDHKRAPAWTKQEVQDLLTIWGDESLLTELHSSKRNAKTLEKVSKGMKDGGHNRDAQQCRMKIKELRQAYVKTREANSCSGSEPQTCRFYVELHAMLGGTATTTPTLCFDSVNGESRNREAGFVDEEDDDEEIEDSSQQGSGETGFSNSQDVFFNLDLEPVTPELTQGVLPDPEGGEETSRECTFVNITHGLKANMFND; encoded by the coding sequence atgatggagtcccaggatcacaaaagagctccagcatggaccaaacaggaggtacaggatctgctcaccatatggggagacgaatctttGCTAACTGAACTCCATTccagtaaacgaaatgccaaaacattagaaaaagtttcaaagggcatgaaggatggaggccataacagggacgcacagcagtgccgcatgaaaattaaggagctaaggcaagcctacgtaaaaaccagagaggcaaacagctgctctggatcagagccccaaacatgccgcttctatgttgagctgcatgccatgctagggggcacagccaccactaccccaaccctgtgctttgactctgtcaatggagaatcacgcAATAGGGAAGCAggttttgtggatgaggaagatgatgatgaagagatcgaagatagctcacagcaaggaagtggagaaactggtttctccaACAGCCAAGATGTGTTTTTCaacctggacctggagccagtaacccctgaACTCACCCAAGGCGTGCTCCCggaccctgaaggtggagaagagACCTCTAgagagtgtacctttgtaaatatcacacacggtttaaaagcaaacatgtttaatgattaa